One segment of Sander vitreus isolate 19-12246 chromosome 20, sanVit1, whole genome shotgun sequence DNA contains the following:
- the myt1lb gene encoding myelin transcription factor 1-like protein, which yields MSGSEGGEGDGGGGRGGGGGNAKSGPATEKDSNNNDEYENYDELVAKSLLNLGKIAEDAANRAMTESEMNSNSSNSAEEEDDEEEEEEDEEDEEEEEEEEEDEEEEEEEEEQVETQRGELSLDVDSDVVRETVDSLKLLAQGHGAVLSDNLDGQEFQDGTAENDCTHNGGSAHNGGNGQVKINSNGQIENSDEEVCLSSLECLRNQCFDLARKLSETKPTDRNGPSQQNHFSCGDPNQQPQHHGYGDFHHSQDDRRTLDRNYSDMDNLMKLEEQLSPRSKAFSSCAQDNRYHTNLRDFDEDTASVTSDRSEEVFDMTKGNLSLLEKAIALESERAKAMRDKMAAEAARRDGVRYNHEDHGLRHGYGVERKARLPDGMKKPFYHKDASRADKKESRCPTPGCDGTGHVTGLYPHHRSLSGCPHKDRVPPEIVAMYENVLKCPTPGCTGRGHVNSNRNSHRSLSGCPIAAAEKLAKAQEKHQGCDGPKSNQASDRVLRPMCFVKQLDYPQYGYKNNVSTSTPRSNLAKELEKYSKTSFDYSAFDGSNNHQVYGKRAIAPKVHGQRDTSPKGYDAKRYCKNSSSASSTTSTYAPSSSSSSLSCGGGGGGAGGGRGGGGSSASSTCSKSSFDYSHDMEAAHMAATAILNLSTRCREMPHGMGGKPQDLCSQSPGLDVDENGTLDLSMSKRLCSGGDSVLTPLEPMSPQRQAALLGSRCYGMGDAADCWDLPVDYTKIKHIDEDEKEPDDLDPFHDLLDDRSYTTDVTMPSPKPKYGQCKESKKDLITLSGCPLADKSIRSMLANNAQELKCPTPGCDGSGHITGNYASHRSLSGCPRARKSGIKIIHSKENKEDQEPIRCPVPGCDGQGHVTGKYASHRSASGCPIAAKRQKDGYLNGIQFTWKSGKTEGMSCPTPGCDGSGHVSGSFLTHRSLSGCPRATSAMRKARLSGVEMLTIKQQRASNGLEHEEDIKQLDEEIKDLSESNSQVEADMIKLRTQITTMESSLKSIEEENKVIEQQNESLLHELANLSQSLINSLANVQLPHMKPLAHKEPPLRNNSCLQLHQQEPISEQNFDAYVTTLTDMYSNQDQFQSPENKALLENIKQAVQGIQV from the exons ATGAGCGGCAGCGAGGGGGGCGAGGGTGATGGTGGAGGCGGCAGGGGTGGCGGCGGAGGCAATGCCAAATCTGGCCCGGCGACAGAGAAGGACAGCAACAACAATGACGAGTACGAGAACTACGATGAACTCGTGGCCAAGTCCCTCCTCAACCTGGGCAAGATCGCAGAAGACGCTGCCAACCGAGCCATGACGGAATCTGAGATGAACAGCAACTCCTCTAACAGCGCTGAGGAAGAGGACgacgaagaggaagaggaagaggatgaggaggacgaagaagaggaggaggaggaagaagaggatgaggaggaagaagaggaagaagaagagcagGTTGAAACACAGAGGGGTGAGCTGAGTTTGGACGTTGACAGTGATGTGGTCCGGGAGACGGTGGACTCCCTTAAACTTCTGGCACAGGGACACGGTGCAGTATTGTCTGACAATTTAGATGGACAGGAGTTTCAGGACGGTACAGCCGAGAACGACTGTACTCACAATGGGGGAAGTGCACACAATGGTGGTAATGGACAAGTTAAGATCAACAGCAATGGACAAATAGAAAACAGCGACGAGGAAGTGTGTTTAAGCAGTCTGGAGTGCCTACGAAACCAATGCTTCGACTTGGCTCGGAAACTAAGCGAAACGAAACCCACTGACCGAAATGGACCGTCGCAGCAAAACCATTTTTCATGCGGGGATCCCAATCAACAGCCCCAGCATCACGGCTATGGGGATTTCCACCATAGCCAAGACGACAGGCGAACACTTGATAGGAACTATTCGGACATGGACAATCTCATGAAGCTAGAGGAGCAGCTGAGCCCGCGCTCCAAGGCCTTCTCCAGTTGCGCGCAGGACAACCGATATCACACCAACCTACGAGACTTTGATGAGGACACAGCCTCTGTGACGTCTGACCGATCGGAAGAAGTGTTTGACATGACAAAGGGCAACCTGTCCCTGTTGGAGAAGGCCATTGCACTAGAGTCAGAACGCGCAAAGGCAATGCGGGATAAAATGGCGGCCGAGGCTGCCAGGAGAGACGGGGTGAGGTATAACCATGAAGACCATGGCCTCCGACATGGCTACGGTGTTGAGCGTAAAGCCCGGCTTCCTGATGGTATGAAGAAGCCTTTCTACCATAAAG ATGCTTCACGTGCAGACAAGAAGGAAAGTCGGTGTCCGACACCAGGCTGTGACGGCACGGGTCACGTTACGGGCCTGTACCCCCACCATCGGAGCCTGTCCGGCTGTCCGCACAAAGACAGGGTGCCACCAGAAA ttgtGGCTATGTATGAGAATGTTCTTAAGTGTCCTACGCCTGGCTGCACGGGACGTGGCCATGTCAATAGCAACAGAAACTCCCACAGAAG TCTGTCAGGATGTCCCATCGCTGCCGCCGAGAAGCTGGCCAAAGCCCAGGAGAAGCACCAGGGCTGCGACGGCCCCAAGTCCAACCAGGCCTCTGACCGAGTCTTAAG GCCTATGTGCTTTGTCAAACAACTGGACTATCCACAGTATGGTTACAAGAACAATGTCTCCACCAGCACGCCCCGCTCCAACCTGGCCAAGGAGCTGGAGAAGTACTCCAAGACCAGCTTTGACTACAGCGCCTTCGATGGCAGTAACAACCACCAAGTGTACGGGAAACGGGCCATCGCACCCAAAGTTCACGGACAAAGAGACACCTCCCCCAAAGGATATGACG CCAAACGTTACTGCAAGAATTCCAGCTCGGCCAGCAGCACAACCAGCACCTACGCGcccagcagtagcagcagcagcctgagctgtggaggtggaggagggggcGCGGGCGGAGGCCGAGGGGGCGGGGGCAGCAGCGCCAGCAGCACATGCAGCAAGAGCAGCTTCGACTACAGCCATGACATGGAGGCCGCCCACATGGCGGCTACGGCTATCCTCAACCTGTCCACACGCTGCCGGGAGATGCCACACGGCATGGGGGGGAAGCCCCAGGACCTGTGCTCGCAG AGTCCGGGTCTAGATGTTGATGAGAATGGTACGTTGGACCTGAGTATGAGCAAGCGTCTGTGCAGCGGAGGGGACTCAGTGCTCACCCCTCTAGAGCCCATGTCCCCGCAGAGGCAAGCTGCCCTGCTGGGCTCCCGCTGCTACGGCATGGGGGACGCCGCCGACTGCTGGGACCTGCCTGTAGACTACACCAAGATAAAACACATAGACGAGGACGAGAAAGAG CCGGATGACCTGGACCCCTTCCATGACTTGCTGGATGACCGCTCCTACACCACAGATGTTACCATGCCCAGCCCCAAGCCCAAGTATGGCCAGTGCAAGGAGAGTAAGAAGGACCTGATAAC TCTCTCAGGTTGTCCTTTAGCTGATAAAAGCATCCGAAGTATGCTGGCCAACAACGCACAAGAGCTCAA GTGCCCGACACCAGGGTGCGATGGTTCGGGACATATCACTGGCAACTACGCCTCACACAGAAG TCTCTCAGGGTGTCCGCGGGCCAGGAAAAGTGGGATAAAGATCATCCACAGTAAAGAGAACAAGGAGGACCAGGAACCTATCAG gTGTCCAGTCCCAGGTTGTGATGGTCAGGGACACGTTACAGGGAAGTATGCGTCCCACAGAAGCGCATCAGGATGCCCCATAGCAGCCAAGAGACAAAAGGACGGCTACCTAAATGGCATCCAGTTCACATGGAAGTCTGGCAAAACAGAGGGCATGTCCTGCCCCACACCGGGCTGTGACGGCTCGGGTCACGTCAGCGGCAGCTTCCTGACACATCGGAG TCTGTCGGGTTGTCCACGTGCCACCTCCGCCATGAGGAAAGCTAGGCTCTCCGGAGTGGAAATGCTAACAATAAAGCAGCAACGTGCCAGCAACG GACTGGAGCATGAAGAGGATATCAAACAGCTGgatgaagaaatcaaagatTTAAGTGAATCAAATTCACAAGTGGAAGCAGACATGATCAAACTTCGAACACAG ATTACAACAATGGAGTCCAGCCTGAAGTCCATAGAGGAGGAAAACAAGGTGATTGAACAGCAAAATGAATCTCTCCTGCATGAGCTGGCCAACCTCAGCCAGTCACTGATTAACAGTTTAGCTAATGTCCAGCTCCCTCATATG AAACCTCTGGCACACAAAGAGCCTCCTCTAAGGAATAACAGCTGCTTACAGTTGCACCAGCAA